agcgactgggatggaactgggatggactgggagggaactgggagggaactgggatggactgggatggactgggagcgactgggaggggactgggatggactgggatggactgggagggactgggagcgactgggatggaactgggatggactgggagggaactgggatggactgggagggactgggatggactgggagggaactgggatggactgggagcaactgggatggactgggagggactgggatggactgggatggactgggagggaactgggatggactgggagggactgggatggactgggatggactgggagggaactgggatggactgggatggactgggagggaactgggagggaactgggagagggtttggggtcactggtttgaactggtttgaactggtttggactgggagggctctgggggggtcactggtttgaactggtttgaactggtttggactgggaggGCCGGAATGCATTATGCTAATTAAGCCGCTGCTAATTTGCATAGTCAATGAGCTGTCAGCTCATTTGTGTTTCCTCCTCCTGTTGCTGCGGGGGGAGGTTAATTAGTAATTAATGAGCTGATTAACAGGCTGGGCGGGTCGTTAACTGAGCAGGTGGTAATCGGCCTGATTGCTAATTAATTAGCTGCCAATTTGCATAATTAACGAGCCTTGGGTGATTGCTGTTCCCACTCCTGCTTTAGTGCCTTATTTGTGGTTGTTAGGAGCGATTAATTAGTAATTAACGAGCTAATTAACAAGCTAGAATGATAACTAACGAACCAGGTGTTAGACGGCTCGTTTGCTAAATGGCCAGCAGCTAATTTGCATAATTAATGAGCTTTCAGTCGCTGCTGTTCCCGTTTGTGTTTTATTCTCTTATTTGTCGCTGTTGGGTGAgattaattattaattactgAGCTAATTAACAGGCTGGGCTGATGATTAGCTGTGCAGGCCGTAATCAGCCTGCGAGGTAATTAATTAGCTGCTCATTTGCATAATCAATGAGCTGTCAGTctgtttctgttcctttctttgCCGTTGCAGGGTGGGGTTAATTAATGATTAACGAGCTAATTAACAGGCCAGGCTGATAATTCATTAACTAGCCACTAACTGGTTATTTAGCTGATTAATTAGCTGCTAATTTGCATAActaatgcaaattaatttccatttttaatttatcttcctgctggttttgttgctgttgttgttcaTTAGGGACGGGGTTAATTAACAGTCAACGAGCTGATTAATTACCTAGATTGATAATTAATTAGCTGAGTGTTGACCGGTTTGCTAGCTAATTAATTAGCTGCTAATTAGCCTCATTAACGACTTTTCAgtccttttgctgttttttattttcttatttatcgCTGGACAGAGTGATTAATTAATACTTAACGAGCTAATTAACAGCCTGGAGTATCAATTAATCCGCTGGGTCAGCTCATGAGCTATTCATTAGTCAACCCACTAATTAATTCATTGGCTAATCAGCTATTTAGCTAATTAACCAGCTGCTAATTAGCCCAATTAACgacaccaccccccccccccccccccccgcaaaccacccaaatcccaaaccctcaATTGAGTTTTAATCGGCTCCCTCGGCAATTAACGCCCCCGGCGCCTAATTAACCCCTAATTAGCGCTCCCCGGAGGGCCCCTGGGGAGCGGAGGTGCTAATGAAGGGGTGTAATTACGCTAATTAGGCATGGCAGAGAACATCGGGGCCAAGCTGGGCCGGTACAAGACGGCGCCGTTCGACAGCCGCTTCCCCAACCAGAACCAGACCCGGAACTGCTGGCAGAACTACCTGGGTGGGGCCcgaaaaaaccccaaattcaccccaaaatcctcctgggaaccccaaaaaaccccaaaatccccgaaacccccccaaaaaaccccgcagaaatccccccaaaatccccaaatttggggtttgTCCTCGCCGCTTCCCCAACCAGAACCAGACCCGGAACTGCTGGCAGAACTACCTGGGTGGGGCCCgaaaaccccaaattcaccccaaaatcctcctgggaaccccaaaaaaccccaaaatccccgaaacccccccaaaaaaccccgcagaaatcccccccaaatccccaaatttggggtttgTCCTCGCCGCTTCCCCAACCAGAACCAGACCCGGAACTGCTGGCAGAACTACCTGGGTGGGGCccgaaaaaccccaaaatcaccccaaaaacatccccaaaatgtctgggaaccccaaaatccccgaaACCCCCTCTAAAAAAAACTCTCTAAAAATATCCCCTCTAAAAAAATTCCTGtaattccccaaaaaaatccccccaaaatccccaaatttgggttttttttgtgtctgaGCGTGGCTGGGCGGAGCTGGGCTCCCTTTGGCCCcgcccccaatgtccccaattgtcccccaatgtccccaattgtcccccaatgtccccaatcccctcaatgtccccttCATGTCCCGGATGTCCCCAAcgtcccccgtgtccccaatgtcccctcagtgtccccagtgtccccaattGTCCCCCCAATTCTCCaatgtccccaacgtcccctcagtgtccccaatgtccccaattgtccccccaatttccccaatttccccaatgtcccctcggtgtccccaatgttccctcagtgtccccaatgtccccaattatccccccaatttccccaatttccccaatgtccccaacgtcccctcagtgtccccaatgtccccaattgtccccccaatttccccaatttccccaatgtcccctcggtgtcccaaatttccccaatgtcccctcggtgtccccagtTGTCCCTGATGCCACCATTTTGGGGTCTGGTGACATtgtcacctcagtgtccccaCCCTCATTGTCACCACgttgtccccaatgtcccccaatcccctcaatgtcccccgatgtccccaatgtcccactgtccccaatgtcccctcagtgtcccagtgtccccaatgtccccaattgtcccccaatgtcccctcaatgtccccagtgtctgcactgccccagtgtcccctcaatgtccccaatgtcccctcactgtgtccccactgtccccaatgtcccctcagtgtccccagtgtccccgtgtccccaatgtcccactgtcccctcaatgtcccaCTGTCCCTAATGTCTCtaatgtccccagtgtcccctcaatgtccccaatgatgtccccaatgtcccctcagtgtccccaatctccccagtgtccccaatgtcccccaatCCCCCAAttgtcccctcaatgtcccaCTGTCCTCAATGTCACCTCAAagtcccaatgtcccctcaatgtccccgtgtccccaatgtcccgCTGTCCCtaatgtccccagtgtcccctcaatgtcccaatgtcccctcactgtcccactgtcctcaatgtcccctcaatgtccccaatgtcccctcgctgtccccagtgtcccagtgtccccagtgtcccctcaatgtccccactgtcccctcgctgtccccagtgtcccctcaatgtcccaatgtcccctcactgtcccagtgtccccagtgtcccctcaatgtccccactgtcccctcgctgtccccagACTTCCAGCGGTGCCAGCGCGCCATGGACGCCCGCGGTGCCGACGCCGCCCCGTGCCAGTGGTACTTCCGCGTGTACACGTCCCTGTGCCCCACCTCGTGGGTGAGTGCCGgccccaaatgtccccaaatgtccccaaatgtccccaaatgtccccaaacgtccccaaatgtccccaaatgtcccctgtgccccaccTCGTGGGTGAGTGCCGgccccaaatgtccccaaatgtccccaaatgtccccagatgtccccaatCTCTTCTCTATCCCCCGacgtccccaaatgtccccaacccccccaacatccccactgtccccatgtccccagtgccctcaatgtcccctcaatgtccccagtgccccaaCTGTCCCTAacccctgcagtgtccccaaatgtccccaatgtccccagtgtccccaatgtccccaaatgtccccagtgtcccccaatgtccccagtgtccccaaccccgaatgtcccaaatcccccaatgtcccccagtgtccccagcccccccaatgtccccagtgtccccccgtgtcccccaaatgtccccgtgtccccgctgtgcccaggtgacctCGTGGGACGAGGCCCGTGAGGAGGGGACCTTCCCCGGCAAGATCTGAGCTGTCCCCAACGCCGGTGACACCGCggggggaggggacactgccaccccccggggaggggacacggctGTCACCCCCGGGAGGGGACACGGCTGTCTGTCacctgctggggaggggacacgcGGTGGCACCGCCAATAAAGGGTTAAAAACTGGCCCTGGCGTTTGGGCAcgtttggggacatttggggaggtctggggacatttggggacatcgggggaggtttggggacatcgggggagGTTTGGGGACAGCGGAATTTGCCACATTTGGGACCCCCTAGGGTTATTCGGGacccccccagtgtcacctggaatccccccagtgtcacctgggACCCCCGAAAATCCCCCCTATGGGGGTCTATGGGCACACCTGGTGTCCATCCCACACCTGGgacccctcccagtccctcccagtccatcccagttccctcccagtccctcccagttccctcccagtccctcccagtcccctcccagttccctcccagtccctcccagtccctcccagtcccctcccagtccctcccagtccctcccagtcccctcccagtccctcccagtgaccccccagGTGACACCAGTGACCCCCCAGGTGACACCAGTGGCTTTATtgtccccagcccggcccggcccagtTTATGGCCCCAAgggcagccccggcagcggccCCAGGATGGCCCCGGGGGCCACCggggctcccagtgctcccagtggcCCCCCCAGGgctcctcccagtgctcccagtggccctcccagtactcccagtggccctcccagtactcccagtggCCCTCCCAGTGGTCCCCCCAGGGCTCCTCCCAGTGgcccccccagtgctcccagtggcCCCCCCAGGgctcctcccagtgctcccagtgggGCTCCGAGGgctcctcccagtgctcccagtggtTCCAGCAGGCGacctgtggggagggggggggacacgggtgGGGTCACTCTGTGGCCGCCATCGTCGCGGTCATCGTCGTCATCGTCCCACCACCAACGCCATCGTCATCGTCATGTTCATCTCACCGCCACCATCATCATCGTCATCTTCATCCCACCATCATCatcccaccaccaccaccatcttCTTCGTCATCGtcctcccaccaccaccaccatcatcatcttcatcccGTCACCAACACCATCGTCATCGTCATCTTCATCCCACCACCAACACCgtcatcatcatcttcatcccatcaccaccaccatcatcatTGTCATCGTCATCTTCatcccaccaccaccatcatcatcatcatcatcatcatcattttcATCCCACCACCGTCATCATCTTCATCCCACCAGCaccatcatcatcttcatcccaTCACCAACACCATTGTCATCATCAACGTCATCTTCATCccacccaccaccaccaccatcttCTTCGTCATCGTCATCCCACCACCAACACCGTCATCATCGTCGTCGTCATCTTCATcccaccatcatcatcatcttcatcatcatcatcccatcaccaccaccatcttcatcatcatcGTCGTCATCTTCATCCCACCATCATCATCccaccaccatcatcatcatcaccatcttCATCCCACCACtgccatcatcatcatcaccttCCTCCCGCGTCCCCTCACCTGTGTGCAGGtcgcggcggggccggggggcggcgccggcggccGGGGCACACCTGGACGCTGCGGGGGGACACCGGCGTCACCGCGGGGTCACCGCGGGGTCACCGCGGGGTCACCGGTCAGGGgtggacacggggatggacacaAAGGTCAGGGGTGGACACAAAGATCAGGGGTGGACACAAAGGTCGGGGtggacactgggatggacacaggTCATGGGTGGACACGAGAAGGTCATGGGGAGACACAAGGATGGACACGAGAAGGTCATGGGTGGACACGAGGATTGACACGAGAAGGTCATGGATGGACACTGGGGTGGACGCAGAGGTCAAGGATGGAGAAGCTCTGGATGGACCCATAACGGTCATGGAGAAGGTCACGGACACGTGGAGAGGTCACGGATGGACGCAGAGGTCAGGGGTGGACACGAGAAGGTCACGAGGGACACGTCAAGGTCCTGCAAGGACCCGTGAAGGCCCCGCCGCCCCCACCCCAcgtccctgtcccgtgtcccacTCACGGCAgcggccctggggacacctcctGATGTCCCCGCGGTCactcccggtgtccccgtggTCACTCTTGGTGTCCCCGTGGTCactcccggtgtccccgcggtcACTCCCGAGGTCGTTGCCGGCGTCGCCGTCGAAGTCGCCGCAGAGGCCGCAGGTGCGGTTGCGGAGCCGGGGGGACACGGTGACCTCCAGGACGTCGCCGGGGCCGGTGGCCACGCGCAGGTCGGGggtcagcaggagcagggcgtggccgggggcggggccgacGCAGACGGAGCCGTCCGGGAGGCAGAAGGGCAGCGGGAGCGCGGCGCCGTCcagctgggggaggggcggcggcATCTTCGTCGTCATCATCGTCAtctccatcatcatcatcatcatcatccaaCCTTCTTCATCCATCCTTCATCCATCGtcaccatcaccaccatcatcatcattcATCCAACCTTCTTCATCCATCCTTCATCCATCAtctccatcatcatcatcatcatcatcatcatcatccaaCCTTCTCCATCCAACCTTCATCCATTATGATTGTCAtctccatcatcatcatcatcatcatccaaCCTTCTTCATCCATCCTTCATCCATCAtctccatcatcatcatcatcatcatcatcatcatccaaCCTTCTCCATCCAACCTTCATCCATTATGATTGTCATCTCCatgatcatcatcatcatcgtccAACCTTCTCCATCCAACCTTCATCCATCATgattgtcatcatcatcatcatcaaccTT
This sequence is a window from Vidua chalybeata isolate OUT-0048 chromosome 39 unlocalized genomic scaffold, bVidCha1 merged haplotype SUPER_39_unloc_1, whole genome shotgun sequence. Protein-coding genes within it:
- the LOC128782821 gene encoding cytochrome c oxidase subunit 6B1, whose translation is MAENIGAKLGRYKTAPFDSRFPNQNQTRNCWQNYLDFQRCQRAMDARGADAAPCQWYFRVYTSLCPTSWVTSWDEAREEGTFPGKI